A DNA window from Sporosarcina sp. ANT_H38 contains the following coding sequences:
- a CDS encoding cell wall metabolism sensor histidine kinase WalK, whose product MNKVSIKLAAYFFVSVLIMETILMFYLHQNIIHTRVEEEYARLLASGSNHRDVLEDNYSNMTLTHIALMETDGEREVVITDREGIIASSSNEKIAAIKQYNSILKDFDLVEDRILASDWKESPYIISAHPYKVDSNYAGYVVMFQSTRSIEQLVSKLNLHFGLAGGASVIVLFIIYAILSKFLTRPLIRMKEATEKLSKGEFDVSLPFVGNDELGELSGSIQKLASDLERLKSERNEFLASIAHELSTPLTYLIGYSKVAMRQELDDKERRHYLAIIAEESNRMKDLVKNLLELAKMDETTFTVSKKSFWVRPFFEDLHRLVGPSYKLKKLQLDLLCDEDFQIHADPVRLEQIVLNLLDNASKYSKEDTTVTLEVIKKEEQTVISVTDVGIGIPPEDIEFIFEKLYRVEKSRSRTSGGSGIGLAIVKELVEAHGGNIEVASSLGKGSTFTITI is encoded by the coding sequence ATGAACAAGGTGTCAATAAAATTGGCCGCTTACTTTTTTGTTTCAGTCTTAATAATGGAAACAATTCTTATGTTTTATCTTCATCAGAATATTATTCATACAAGAGTAGAAGAAGAATATGCTCGATTATTGGCGAGTGGTTCAAATCATCGAGATGTGTTGGAAGACAATTATTCAAATATGACGTTAACGCATATTGCATTGATGGAAACGGACGGCGAGCGGGAAGTTGTTATTACAGATAGAGAAGGAATCATAGCCAGTAGTTCAAATGAAAAAATAGCTGCAATCAAACAATATAATTCCATTTTAAAAGATTTCGATTTAGTTGAAGACAGGATCTTGGCTTCCGACTGGAAAGAGTCGCCATATATTATTAGCGCCCATCCATATAAAGTGGATTCAAATTATGCGGGATACGTTGTAATGTTTCAAAGTACTCGTTCGATTGAGCAGTTAGTTAGTAAGTTGAATTTACACTTCGGATTGGCAGGAGGAGCAAGTGTAATCGTGTTGTTCATCATTTATGCAATCCTATCTAAATTCCTTACGCGTCCTCTCATCCGTATGAAAGAAGCCACAGAGAAATTAAGCAAAGGAGAGTTCGATGTAAGTCTTCCTTTTGTCGGTAATGATGAGTTAGGTGAGTTATCGGGCTCAATCCAAAAGCTTGCGAGTGATTTGGAACGGTTAAAAAGTGAACGTAATGAATTTTTGGCTTCAATTGCTCATGAGCTAAGCACGCCACTTACGTACTTGATTGGCTATTCGAAAGTGGCAATGAGACAGGAGCTAGACGACAAGGAGCGCAGACACTATCTGGCTATTATTGCGGAAGAGTCGAATCGGATGAAGGACCTTGTAAAAAACTTATTGGAGTTAGCGAAAATGGATGAGACAACTTTCACAGTATCAAAGAAATCCTTTTGGGTGCGTCCGTTCTTTGAGGATCTCCACAGGCTAGTTGGACCTTCTTATAAATTAAAGAAACTCCAACTTGACTTGCTATGCGACGAGGATTTTCAAATCCATGCTGATCCTGTACGATTGGAGCAAATTGTCCTGAATTTACTGGATAATGCCTCTAAATACTCAAAGGAAGATACAACTGTCACGTTGGAAGTGATTAAAAAAGAGGAGCAAACAGTTATTTCAGTTACGGATGTCGGAATCGGAATTCCACCCGAAGACATTGAATTTATCTTTGAGAAACTATACCGGGTCGAGAAGTCACGCTCGCGTACTTCGGGAGGATCAGGTATTGGTCTGGCCATCGTCAAGGAACTTGTCGAAGCCCACGGTGGCAATATTGAAGTGGCAAGTAGTCTTGGCAAAGGAAGTACATTTACCATTACAATTTAA
- the nagA gene encoding N-acetylglucosamine-6-phosphate deacetylase: MKTMLISNVTIADSKKDSVTGDVFIENGEIIEVAASINKVTDIRIDATGKNWIVVPGFIDVHIHGSSGFDVMDSTPEALNGLASALPREGTTSFLATTMTQSEEAISEALVNASLFNADKMQAEMLGVHLEGPFISAIRAGAQPIEHITTPSFSLFEKWQALSGNRIKIVTVAPEVEDGLAFVEEVTASGVIASLGHTDATSDVVRSAVEVGASHVTHLYNQMSLFHHREPGVVGAAFLEDSLTVEIIVDLIHSHPKSVELAFRQKASNRIILITDAMRAKGLPPGTYDLGGQAVEVTHKDARLADGTLAGSILTMENAAKNMKSITNCTLSELVAMTSTNAADQLGLSHKGRIEPGKDADITIIDGDWNVQMTICKGNIAYAKEVIE, from the coding sequence ATGAAAACAATGTTGATTTCAAATGTTACAATCGCCGATTCAAAGAAAGACAGCGTAACCGGAGACGTTTTTATAGAAAATGGTGAAATTATAGAAGTTGCTGCTTCTATTAACAAAGTTACAGATATACGAATTGATGCGACGGGTAAGAATTGGATCGTTGTGCCTGGATTTATTGACGTTCACATCCACGGTTCTTCAGGTTTTGATGTAATGGATTCAACGCCAGAAGCGCTAAATGGTTTGGCAAGTGCACTTCCCCGTGAAGGGACGACAAGTTTTTTAGCAACGACCATGACACAGTCCGAAGAAGCAATTTCTGAAGCGTTAGTAAATGCGAGTTTATTCAATGCAGATAAAATGCAAGCTGAAATGTTAGGTGTTCATTTGGAAGGGCCTTTTATCTCAGCTATAAGGGCAGGTGCACAACCGATTGAACATATTACGACTCCGTCTTTTTCCCTTTTTGAAAAATGGCAGGCATTGAGTGGTAATCGCATTAAAATTGTAACTGTTGCTCCAGAAGTGGAAGACGGTCTTGCGTTCGTTGAAGAGGTGACAGCGAGTGGTGTGATTGCATCGCTTGGGCATACAGATGCAACATCGGATGTCGTTCGTAGTGCGGTTGAAGTAGGAGCAAGTCATGTGACCCATTTATACAATCAAATGAGCCTTTTTCATCATCGTGAACCTGGAGTGGTCGGAGCAGCCTTTTTAGAGGATTCTTTGACGGTTGAAATTATCGTAGATCTTATTCATAGTCACCCAAAATCGGTTGAACTTGCATTTCGTCAAAAGGCTTCAAATCGGATCATTCTTATTACGGATGCGATGCGGGCGAAAGGACTTCCTCCTGGGACATATGATTTAGGTGGGCAGGCTGTTGAGGTTACGCATAAGGATGCTAGACTGGCTGATGGAACGCTTGCGGGAAGCATTTTAACGATGGAGAATGCAGCGAAGAATATGAAGTCGATTACGAATTGTACGTTATCGGAACTTGTTGCAATGACTTCAACAAATGCCGCAGACCAACTTGGGCTTTCCCATAAAGGAAGAATCGAGCCTGGAAAAGATGCGGATATTACAATCATTGATGGGGACTGGAATGTACAGATGACTATTTGTAAAGGGAACATTGCTTACGCAAAGGAAGTAATAGAATGA
- the spoIIP gene encoding stage II sporulation protein P — translation MKKSLKVWSALIFFLFIFPIILEQIPSEIPDDVAVVAPLTNQQLVYATNLLEQEPQIQTGMRALLFSTHSHEAYEPITQQYDGEIAVTHPQANIMKLNETIKAQLEFNGIVTEVLEIDTAAVMSEKSIPYNKAYNVVRSYLQKSMKEVDYDIIIDIHRDSLKAERTTLTYDGEKYAQIVFVIGGEHANYKFNRELAERLTVELEQIVPGITRPLVFKAGHGVDGKYNQDLDQRLILIEMGGIGNNEEELNRTSSVLAKAVSKVLQ, via the coding sequence ATGAAGAAGTCGTTGAAAGTTTGGAGTGCACTCATATTCTTTCTTTTCATATTTCCAATTATCCTAGAACAGATTCCAAGTGAAATACCAGATGACGTAGCAGTAGTAGCACCACTGACTAACCAGCAATTAGTGTATGCTACAAATCTTTTAGAACAGGAACCACAAATCCAAACAGGAATGCGTGCACTTTTATTTTCTACACATTCACATGAAGCATATGAGCCTATCACGCAACAATACGATGGGGAAATTGCGGTAACTCATCCCCAAGCGAATATTATGAAGCTCAATGAAACGATAAAAGCACAATTAGAATTCAATGGAATAGTAACTGAAGTTCTTGAAATCGATACTGCGGCAGTAATGAGTGAGAAGAGTATACCTTATAATAAAGCCTACAATGTAGTTCGGTCGTATTTACAGAAGTCGATGAAAGAAGTCGATTATGACATCATAATCGACATTCACCGCGACTCCCTTAAAGCGGAGAGAACTACACTGACATATGATGGGGAAAAGTACGCGCAAATTGTTTTTGTTATTGGCGGCGAGCATGCAAATTACAAATTTAATAGGGAATTAGCCGAAAGACTTACGGTCGAATTAGAACAAATCGTTCCGGGAATAACAAGACCTCTTGTTTTCAAAGCAGGGCACGGTGTAGATGGTAAATATAATCAAGATCTGGATCAGCGTCTCATACTAATTGAAATGGGTGGGATTGGTAATAATGAAGAAGAGCTAAACAGAACCTCATCAGTTCTTGCGAAAGCCGTTTCAAAGGTTCTTCAGTAA
- a CDS encoding cytochrome c biogenesis CcdA family protein, producing the protein MYGMMSKISGIISEPLTILVHSFADDPLIYTLLLGIIGAVAPCQLTGNMSAITFYGNRTVQMKNDWVEVLFFIIGKVVVFSSLGLLTWLLGQSFETKMTEYFPLFRKVIGPLIITTGLVLLGVLKLEILQRITLRIPMQLREGKVGSFLLGASFSLAFCPTMFVIFFLWLMSAVVTTSYGFVLPAVFGIATSLPLLLLFLLIWLFDAKRLIMKRSIKVGRVIQRFAGVVLVILGVLDTITYWGI; encoded by the coding sequence ATGTATGGAATGATGTCGAAAATCAGTGGAATTATAAGTGAACCGCTGACGATACTTGTCCATTCGTTTGCTGATGATCCTCTTATATATACGCTCCTCTTAGGGATAATAGGGGCAGTTGCGCCTTGTCAGCTGACGGGGAATATGAGTGCAATTACTTTTTACGGGAATCGTACTGTACAAATGAAGAATGATTGGGTAGAAGTTCTATTCTTCATTATTGGGAAAGTGGTTGTCTTCAGTTCACTTGGGCTACTGACATGGCTACTCGGCCAATCATTTGAAACAAAAATGACGGAGTACTTCCCGCTGTTCCGTAAAGTGATTGGGCCACTTATTATTACAACGGGTCTTGTGTTGCTGGGTGTTCTCAAGCTAGAAATTCTTCAGCGGATTACATTGCGTATTCCTATGCAATTAAGGGAAGGAAAGGTGGGTTCTTTTTTGTTGGGAGCTAGTTTTTCCCTAGCCTTCTGTCCGACGATGTTCGTTATTTTTTTCCTCTGGCTTATGTCGGCTGTTGTGACAACTTCATATGGTTTTGTATTGCCAGCGGTTTTTGGAATTGCAACTTCATTACCTCTTCTTTTACTGTTCTTGTTAATATGGCTTTTCGATGCGAAGCGACTCATCATGAAGCGCAGTATAAAAGTAGGGAGAGTCATACAACGGTTTGCTGGTGTTGTACTCGTAATTCTTGGAGTTTTAGATACGATCACTTATTGGGGAATTTGA
- a CDS encoding F510_1955 family glycosylhydrolase: protein MSACSTDKEKSYSFDKVENNTFEHLHGLGYINGGPELVISTHDGLYEYGKDGWREATSEKHDYMGFQAIREGFLSSGHPEPGTNYKHPLGLIKSTDQGASFDQLAFYGEIDFHYLAAGYDSNAIYVFNEMPTKEMGKGLHYSTDEGSTWNQLSMKGYNSELMSNLAAHPSRKDVIAIGSKDGLYLSENHGDNFNLLNDVKMVTYVTMTESGGLYASFENEVAKLRTFAIGSEEEIEIQLPTIQQIEPIAFIAVNPENQEEIAIATYNNDIYITKDNGLNWETIADSGGLVK from the coding sequence TTGTCAGCTTGTAGCACCGATAAGGAAAAATCCTATTCATTTGACAAGGTTGAAAATAATACATTTGAACATTTGCATGGATTGGGTTATATCAATGGTGGACCCGAATTAGTGATTTCGACACATGACGGGCTATATGAATATGGCAAAGACGGTTGGAGAGAAGCAACGAGCGAAAAACATGATTATATGGGATTCCAAGCAATTCGTGAAGGATTCTTGTCGAGCGGCCATCCAGAGCCGGGAACCAACTATAAACATCCTCTGGGACTTATCAAAAGTACGGACCAGGGTGCAAGTTTTGATCAATTAGCATTTTACGGAGAAATCGATTTCCATTACCTTGCAGCTGGTTATGATTCAAATGCGATTTATGTATTCAACGAAATGCCAACAAAAGAGATGGGCAAGGGACTTCATTATTCAACAGATGAGGGTTCAACTTGGAACCAACTATCCATGAAGGGATATAATTCTGAATTGATGTCAAACTTGGCGGCACATCCTTCACGAAAGGATGTCATTGCGATTGGGAGTAAAGATGGATTATATCTCTCAGAAAATCATGGGGACAATTTCAATTTATTGAATGACGTGAAAATGGTTACTTATGTAACAATGACAGAATCGGGTGGATTATATGCAAGTTTTGAAAATGAAGTAGCGAAGCTTAGAACGTTTGCTATTGGCAGCGAAGAAGAAATAGAAATTCAACTTCCAACCATTCAACAAATTGAACCTATCGCCTTTATAGCAGTTAATCCTGAAAATCAAGAAGAGATTGCAATTGCTACCTATAATAATGATATTTATATAACTAAAGATAATGGACTTAATTGGGAGACAATCGCCGATAGCGGTGGATTAGTAAAATAA
- a CDS encoding response regulator transcription factor: MRTILLVDDEQRMLDLIELFLIPHGFRCIKETSGQKAIEILNQKKISLVLLDIMMPEIDGWEVCRKIREFSEVPIIMLTARSDKIDLVKGLDTGADDYITKPFDEGELVARVNALLRRLPDDESKAEKIIYGNFELDKETYSLHYNDSKVQLTLKEFYIVEALISRPRKTFTREQLLHAAWEYDTYTDIRTVDSHIRNLREKLKTAGFPIEEFLLTVWGIGYKWN; encoded by the coding sequence TTGCGGACAATCTTACTGGTTGATGATGAGCAGCGGATGTTGGATCTTATTGAATTATTTTTGATTCCGCATGGCTTTAGATGTATTAAAGAGACAAGTGGGCAGAAGGCGATTGAAATACTTAACCAAAAAAAGATTAGCCTTGTTCTATTGGATATCATGATGCCGGAAATCGATGGATGGGAAGTATGTAGGAAGATACGTGAATTCTCGGAAGTCCCAATCATTATGTTAACAGCTAGGTCCGACAAAATCGATTTGGTTAAAGGGTTGGACACGGGTGCGGACGATTATATAACGAAACCTTTTGATGAGGGAGAACTGGTTGCGAGAGTAAATGCACTATTGCGTCGTCTGCCTGATGATGAATCAAAAGCAGAAAAGATTATTTACGGGAATTTTGAGCTGGATAAAGAAACATATTCATTGCATTACAATGATTCAAAAGTGCAACTTACGCTAAAAGAATTTTATATTGTGGAAGCATTAATTTCACGACCAAGAAAGACCTTTACGCGTGAACAGTTGCTACATGCTGCATGGGAATATGATACATATACAGATATTCGAACAGTGGACTCGCACATCCGTAACTTAAGAGAGAAATTAAAAACGGCCGGGTTCCCTATAGAAGAGTTTCTACTGACAGTATGGGGAATCGGATATAAGTGGAACTAA
- a CDS encoding GNAT family N-acetyltransferase yields the protein MTILISEVTNENINDILELSINEAQKSFIETPQQCLEEAKECSNFKPVGLYSDNSLVGFAMYGFFPEEGINGRVWLDRFLIDSKYQGLGLGSIMLTALIERLKEEFMCNEIYLSIIADNQAALYLYQKFGFKFNGEVDSNNEMIMVKNL from the coding sequence ATGACAATATTAATAAGCGAAGTCACGAACGAAAATATTAATGACATTTTAGAGTTGAGTATAAATGAAGCGCAAAAATCTTTTATTGAAACGCCGCAACAGTGTTTAGAAGAAGCTAAGGAATGTAGCAACTTTAAACCAGTTGGGCTTTACTCAGATAACAGTTTAGTTGGTTTTGCTATGTATGGATTTTTTCCTGAAGAAGGTATAAATGGCCGAGTGTGGCTAGATCGATTTTTAATCGATTCTAAATATCAGGGTCTTGGACTAGGTAGCATCATGTTAACAGCTTTAATTGAACGGCTAAAAGAAGAATTTATGTGTAATGAAATCTATTTAAGTATCATTGCTGATAATCAAGCTGCACTTTACTTGTATCAGAAATTCGGCTTTAAGTTTAATGGCGAAGTGGATAGTAATAATGAAATGATAATGGTGAAAAATTTGTGA
- a CDS encoding MATE family efflux transporter, with translation MKKEQVVNRLDTESVGKSFVRYLIPSMVGMLLMAVNIVIDGIMVGNRLGPVALAGVGIAAPVYTVFVAMSLWIGIGAATRYSAKMGAKRPDEARVIFSHAIVSIFILTIIIGLTAFIFRTELAYLLGANADTFQYTAGYMKVMLLFGFIFTVENTFSILVRNDGGPNLSMIALVATAVVNIGLNYVFLFVLDYGVEGAAAATVIGAFVGLVILSTHFFRKKSNLRFVRFKFNRKLFLLILVIGFPSFLAEVGFSVFTISHNITFEYLAGTAGVSAFTILNYVHSVMLLLFMGMGAAIQPLISYYRGAGSEVKMKKTVRMAIGTAFGAGIFFLLVGQFAAAPIVSMFGDFPEEVMALAIPGIKLFFIGYLFMGTNFVMMTYYQSIGQIRMATWITAAREIIVLLILLAIMPRLFGVTGVWLAIPLSEFIVLVTIYYYHKKWNT, from the coding sequence ATGAAAAAGGAACAAGTAGTAAATCGTTTAGATACGGAATCTGTTGGAAAATCTTTTGTGAGGTATTTAATCCCATCGATGGTTGGGATGCTACTGATGGCTGTTAATATTGTGATTGATGGAATTATGGTCGGTAATCGCTTAGGCCCGGTCGCTCTAGCGGGGGTAGGGATCGCAGCGCCTGTTTATACGGTTTTTGTCGCGATGTCACTGTGGATAGGAATCGGTGCAGCGACCCGATATTCCGCAAAGATGGGTGCTAAACGACCTGACGAGGCACGTGTTATTTTTTCGCATGCCATTGTCTCTATATTTATTTTGACGATAATTATTGGGCTTACTGCTTTTATTTTTAGGACTGAACTTGCGTATTTGTTAGGCGCGAATGCGGATACGTTTCAGTACACTGCGGGTTATATGAAGGTCATGTTGCTGTTTGGATTCATCTTCACTGTTGAAAATACATTCAGTATTTTAGTGCGAAATGACGGTGGACCGAATTTATCAATGATTGCACTTGTTGCTACGGCAGTCGTCAATATCGGTTTGAATTATGTGTTTTTATTCGTTCTTGATTATGGTGTAGAGGGTGCTGCTGCGGCTACAGTTATTGGTGCATTTGTAGGGCTAGTCATTTTGAGCACACATTTTTTCAGGAAGAAAAGTAATTTACGTTTTGTTCGCTTTAAGTTTAATCGAAAGCTTTTCCTTCTAATCCTAGTGATTGGATTTCCAAGTTTTCTTGCGGAAGTTGGGTTTTCGGTCTTTACAATCTCGCATAATATTACGTTTGAATACCTCGCTGGAACTGCCGGCGTGTCTGCATTTACGATATTGAATTATGTTCATAGTGTCATGCTGCTGCTATTTATGGGGATGGGGGCGGCGATTCAACCGCTGATTAGCTATTACCGTGGCGCTGGAAGTGAAGTCAAGATGAAAAAAACTGTTCGAATGGCCATTGGGACAGCGTTCGGTGCCGGTATCTTCTTTCTGCTTGTCGGTCAATTTGCAGCGGCTCCAATTGTGAGTATGTTCGGCGATTTCCCGGAAGAAGTAATGGCGCTTGCTATTCCGGGTATTAAACTATTCTTTATCGGGTATCTATTCATGGGTACAAACTTTGTCATGATGACGTATTATCAATCCATCGGACAGATCCGTATGGCGACCTGGATTACCGCAGCTAGGGAAATTATAGTTTTGCTAATCTTGCTTGCCATTATGCCGCGACTTTTTGGCGTAACAGGTGTCTGGCTCGCTATCCCGTTATCGGAATTCATAGTACTGGTGACGATTTATTATTACCATAAAAAATGGAATACTTGA
- a CDS encoding multicopper oxidase family protein has protein sequence MKMKLWIIALLASVLIIGGCSEKDSQSNGAMDHSEMGHGDMENTDQDASDSMGNGHMSHNDPVKLNDSTGENELKIPSVLKRGVEEGIDYTVRAQKGKTEVFDGHETDTYGYNGSFLGPMIRIKQGETIKINTINELYEETTFHWHGLELPGEADGSPHKTLKPGEEKLIEFEVAQEAATLWFHPHPDGNTAEQVYNGLAGLVYIEDENSTSLDLPDDYGVNDIPLIFQDRTFDDDKQLNYQAAKNEDGTIGDTLLINGTLNPKLTVPKEKVRLRLLNGANARDYTFKLTTGDSFVQVATDGGFLNEPVTMNEITLAPSERAEIIIDFSRINTTGDLALINDQDSILLPFEMSEQPGAINEMPGKMNDFSITEEEMNLPVSKRIELFGMGEMVTINGKKFDMNRIDFTQEVGVTEVWELYNKPDMMGGMNHPFHIHGTQFKIISIDGKEPNKNERGWKDSISLKPEERVKIAVKFNHSIIFMFHCHILEHEDNGMMGQIKVE, from the coding sequence ATGAAAATGAAATTATGGATTATTGCATTGCTGGCAAGTGTCCTCATTATTGGAGGTTGTAGTGAAAAAGATTCCCAGTCAAATGGAGCTATGGACCATTCGGAGATGGGACACGGGGATATGGAAAATACTGATCAGGATGCTTCAGACTCGATGGGGAATGGTCATATGAGTCATAACGACCCAGTAAAGTTAAATGACTCTACAGGGGAAAATGAATTGAAGATTCCATCCGTGCTTAAACGTGGGGTTGAAGAGGGAATCGATTATACAGTTAGAGCGCAAAAAGGGAAAACTGAGGTTTTTGACGGGCATGAAACAGATACATATGGTTACAATGGCTCTTTCTTAGGACCAATGATTCGAATTAAACAAGGCGAGACAATCAAAATTAATACCATAAATGAATTATATGAAGAAACGACATTCCATTGGCATGGCTTAGAATTACCAGGAGAAGCAGATGGAAGTCCCCACAAAACCCTTAAACCGGGAGAAGAAAAGCTAATTGAATTTGAAGTGGCACAGGAAGCTGCTACGTTGTGGTTCCATCCACATCCTGATGGGAATACTGCTGAACAGGTGTATAACGGATTGGCAGGACTTGTTTATATAGAGGATGAAAATTCTACAAGTCTGGATTTGCCGGACGATTATGGAGTGAATGATATTCCATTGATTTTTCAGGATCGAACATTTGACGATGACAAGCAATTGAACTATCAAGCAGCGAAGAACGAGGACGGAACAATTGGAGATACATTATTAATTAATGGAACACTTAATCCGAAGCTGACTGTACCTAAAGAAAAGGTACGGCTACGTTTATTGAATGGAGCAAATGCTCGTGATTATACGTTCAAATTAACTACTGGGGATTCATTTGTCCAAGTGGCAACGGATGGTGGTTTCCTAAATGAACCGGTCACTATGAATGAGATTACGCTTGCACCTTCAGAACGAGCAGAAATTATCATTGATTTTTCTCGGATTAATACAACCGGTGACCTGGCATTAATAAACGACCAGGATTCGATTCTACTGCCGTTTGAAATGAGTGAACAACCGGGTGCGATTAATGAGATGCCTGGTAAAATGAATGACTTTTCAATAACTGAAGAAGAGATGAATCTACCAGTGTCAAAAAGGATCGAACTGTTTGGTATGGGGGAAATGGTAACGATAAATGGAAAGAAATTTGATATGAACAGAATTGATTTTACCCAAGAAGTTGGCGTTACTGAAGTATGGGAGCTTTACAATAAACCAGATATGATGGGCGGCATGAATCACCCGTTCCACATTCATGGTACACAGTTTAAAATAATTTCCATTGATGGTAAAGAACCAAATAAAAATGAGCGAGGTTGGAAAGACAGTATCTCTTTAAAACCAGAAGAGAGAGTAAAAATTGCTGTCAAATTTAATCATTCCATTATCTTCATGTTCCATTGTCATATTCTTGAACATGAAGATAATGGAATGATGGGGCAAATAAAAGTAGAATAA
- a CDS encoding stage II sporulation protein P: MFPTAEKNKKENKKKTILLFLLYVATTLFMIWLLLVLFLTFFFKPDERKEKSLLDTLFSIADFEIDSIVNSLDEKDGSSIGMGEPGSSIERLNRDDFKPAMNDLLKDRVFDQARFDAVFQNMKSPIMTEKDPVHSTFGRDVIYIYHSHSRESFLPYLNETDKPEEAFHSRANITFVGELLGRALENRGVGTEVDSTDIVQELDFRGLDYGSSYALSGERVRAARIENKDLEIFLDVHRDSLRKESTTLVVDGKGFARLLFVVGTGHANYESNLLFTEGLNDLLTAKNPGLSKGIIKKDSSQGNGVYNQDVSPNAVIVEIGGVDNTIEEIRRTSEALADVLSDYYWHSE; encoded by the coding sequence ATGTTTCCAACAGCCGAGAAGAATAAGAAGGAAAATAAGAAAAAAACAATACTACTATTTCTCCTATATGTGGCAACCACTTTATTCATGATTTGGTTGCTTCTTGTTTTGTTTTTAACGTTCTTTTTTAAGCCTGATGAAAGAAAAGAAAAATCATTACTGGATACACTATTTTCGATAGCTGACTTTGAAATCGATTCAATTGTTAATTCATTAGATGAAAAAGACGGTTCTTCAATTGGAATGGGGGAGCCGGGTAGTAGTATCGAACGACTAAATAGAGACGACTTCAAACCTGCTATGAATGATCTCTTAAAAGATAGAGTCTTTGACCAAGCGAGATTCGATGCGGTTTTTCAAAATATGAAATCACCAATAATGACTGAAAAAGATCCTGTGCATTCTACTTTTGGAAGGGACGTTATTTATATATATCATAGTCATAGCAGGGAATCCTTTTTACCATACTTGAATGAGACGGATAAACCAGAGGAAGCTTTTCACTCGCGAGCCAATATTACGTTTGTTGGCGAATTGCTTGGGAGGGCATTAGAGAATAGAGGCGTAGGGACAGAAGTAGATTCAACTGATATTGTCCAAGAATTGGATTTTAGGGGATTGGACTATGGCAGTTCTTATGCGCTGTCTGGAGAACGAGTACGGGCTGCACGAATTGAAAACAAAGATTTGGAAATTTTCTTGGATGTGCATCGAGATTCGTTGCGTAAGGAATCCACCACATTGGTGGTAGATGGGAAAGGTTTTGCGCGACTGTTATTTGTTGTTGGTACGGGTCATGCAAATTATGAAAGCAATCTTTTGTTTACAGAAGGCTTGAATGACCTTCTTACGGCTAAGAATCCCGGTCTGTCTAAAGGAATCATTAAAAAAGATAGCAGTCAAGGGAATGGCGTCTATAACCAAGATGTTTCTCCAAACGCAGTTATTGTAGAAATTGGTGGTGTCGATAACACGATAGAAGAAATACGTCGGACGAGCGAAGCATTGGCAGACGTACTTAGCGATTATTATTGGCACAGCGAATAG
- a CDS encoding TetR/AcrR family transcriptional regulator, giving the protein MKTRIINAFIEETRNNGIKFTMDDLAKRLGISKRTLYENFSSKVDILDSIIEMTLVEFDEQTRSIIDNPELTLLDKIRKAIVVLPKYNEFYDLRILEQLKRSYPAQWERVNRYLHQWDDLKGLLEEGIRTGVIVDRNIDLLMKLIIEASNATLDRQFFLEHSISVAEAYESIVDVLLTGMVKEK; this is encoded by the coding sequence TTGAAGACAAGAATAATTAATGCATTTATTGAAGAAACTCGAAATAATGGCATCAAGTTCACGATGGATGACCTAGCAAAGCGTCTTGGAATTAGCAAGCGAACGTTATATGAAAATTTTTCATCTAAGGTAGATATCCTTGATTCCATTATCGAGATGACACTCGTTGAGTTCGATGAACAGACACGCAGTATCATTGACAATCCTGAGCTTACACTGCTAGATAAAATCCGTAAGGCGATTGTCGTCCTACCAAAATACAATGAGTTTTACGATCTTCGGATTTTAGAACAATTAAAACGATCCTATCCTGCACAGTGGGAACGGGTGAATCGATATTTGCATCAGTGGGATGATCTGAAGGGACTTCTTGAAGAAGGCATCCGAACAGGTGTCATTGTGGATCGGAATATCGATTTGCTGATGAAACTGATTATCGAGGCTTCGAATGCAACTCTCGATCGACAGTTTTTTTTAGAACATAGTATTTCTGTTGCGGAAGCGTACGAGTCGATTGTGGATGTGTTATTGACTGGTATGGTGAAGGAGAAATAA